A stretch of the Schistocerca serialis cubense isolate TAMUIC-IGC-003099 chromosome 2, iqSchSeri2.2, whole genome shotgun sequence genome encodes the following:
- the LOC126457695 gene encoding uncharacterized protein LOC126457695: MKAALLFVVALVAVAVVHGQPEESTNATIQGAEEPSATFPAVRRLAAPSYAEEDEDTICVQADNKFYLYANSLKLYSCYNLLPKVYVVKPKSLCKPTLSDCPNN; this comes from the exons ATGAAGGCTGCTCTGTTGTTTGTTGTTG CATTGGTCGCAGTTGCGGTGGTGCACGGACAACCAGAAGAGTCGACCAATGCCACCATCCAGGGTGCGGAAGAGCCGTCCGCCACGTTCCCGGCTGTGAGAAGACTGGCGGCGCCGTCGTACGCGGAAGAAGACGAGGATACCATTTGTGTCCAGGCAGACAACAAGTTCTACTTGTATGCTAATTCACTGAAGCTGTATTCTTGCTACAACCTGCTACCGAAGG TTTACGTGGTGAAACCAAAGAGTCTATGCAAACCAACCCTGTCAGATTGTCCCAACAACTAG